In a single window of the Osmerus eperlanus chromosome 4, fOsmEpe2.1, whole genome shotgun sequence genome:
- the LOC134018736 gene encoding C4b-binding protein alpha chain-like isoform X2, whose protein sequence is MQSIDARRCWLLASGLCLAYMVGTVQGKNCGSPGEILNGQFNIDNGTEFGDITVAKCNTGYKLIGSARRQCMDGGWSGRIPTCEVSKCGPAPQVVNGKPSSNEESYDYDAVIRYNCNPGFTLKGSKSILCKGDEVFEPAPPQCIKVECPAPDVQNAIVIDGASAPYGYKSFLTYRCKAGFVMHGADSITCEIESEWNPPIPECRDTGVIVGAVIGTLVQSTAALLLIHYSLL, encoded by the exons ATGCAGTCCATTGATGCACGTCGTTGTTGGTTGTTGGCAAGCGGCCTCTGTCTTGCCTATATGGTTGGCACAGTTCAAG GAAAGAACTGTGGCAGTCCTGGAGAAATACTGAATGGGCAGTTTAACATTGATAATGGGACCGAATTTGGCGACATAACTGTGGCTAAATGCAACACAGG ATACAAACTCATCGGCAGTGCTCGACGGCAATGtatggatggggggtggagtggCAGAATACCTACATGTGAAG TGTCAAAATGTGGTCCAGCACCTCAAGTTGTGAATGGTAAACCATCGTCGAATGAGGAGTCGTATGACTATGATGCTGTTATTCGTTACAACTGTAACCCTGGATTCACACTTAAAGGAAGTAAAAGCATACTTTGCAAAGGGGATGAAGTATTCGAACCAGCTCCGCCTCAATGTATAA AGGTGGAGTGTCCTGCACCTGACGTTCAAAATGCCATTGTGATTGATGGAGCTTCCGCTCCCTACGGATACAAATCCTTTCTTACTTATAGGTGCAAAGCTGGATTTGTGATGCATGGAGCAGACAGTATAACATGTGAAATAGAAAGTGAATGGAACCCTCCTATTCCAGAATGCAGAG ACACTGGAGTCATTGTCGGGGCAGTTATTGGCACACTTG TACAAAGCACTGCAGCCCTCCTATTGATTCACTATAGCCTCCTGTGA
- the LOC134018735 gene encoding C4b-binding protein alpha chain-like translates to MQSIDARRCWLLASGLCLAYMVGTVQAQACSKPKLEPEHPNTVLSPGDIGKETFEDGSEVTIQCHIGHVREGGSPTITCTNGQWSTLTMTCKRKNCGSPGEILNGQFNIDNGTEFGDITVAKCNTGYKLIGSARRQCMDGGWSGRIPTCEVSKCGPAPQVVNGKPSSNEESYDYDAVIRYNCNPGFTLKGSKSILCKGDEVFEPAPPQCIKVECPAPDVQNAIVIDGASAPYGYKSFLTYRCKAGFVMHGADSITCEIESEWNPPIPECRGKVSIHLVVLSGCCLFPFDSGFSVNCTFL, encoded by the exons ATGCAGTCCATTGATGCACGTCGTTGTTGGTTGTTGGCAAGCGGCCTCTGTCTTGCCTATATGGTTGGCACAGTTCAAG CACAAGCATGCAGCAAACCCAAACTCGAACCCGAACACCCCAACACGGTATTGTCACCTGGAGACATTGGAAAGGAAACATTTGAAGATGGATCCGAGGTCACGATTCAATGTCACATAGGTCATGTACGTGAGGGAGGGTCTCCGACCATCACATGCACTAACGGGCAGTGGAGTACTCTGACAATGACTTGTAAAA GAAAGAACTGTGGCAGTCCTGGAGAAATACTGAATGGGCAGTTTAACATTGATAATGGGACCGAATTTGGCGACATAACTGTGGCTAAATGCAACACAGG ATACAAACTCATCGGCAGTGCTCGACGGCAATGtatggatggggggtggagtggCAGAATACCTACATGTGAAG TGTCAAAATGTGGTCCAGCACCTCAAGTTGTGAATGGTAAACCATCGTCGAATGAGGAGTCGTATGACTATGATGCTGTTATTCGTTACAACTGTAACCCTGGATTCACACTTAAAGGAAGTAAAAGCATACTTTGCAAAGGGGATGAAGTATTCGAACCAGCTCCGCCTCAATGTATAA AGGTGGAGTGTCCTGCACCTGACGTTCAAAATGCCATTGTGATTGATGGAGCTTCCGCTCCCTACGGATACAAATCCTTTCTTACTTATAGGTGCAAAGCTGGATTTGTGATGCATGGAGCAGACAGTATAACATGTGAAATAGAAAGTGAATGGAACCCTCCTATTCCAGAATGCAGAGGTAAGGTTTCTATTCATCTCGTTGTTTTGTCTGGTTGTTGCCTGTTTCCCTTTGATTCAGGATTTTCTGTAAATTGTACATTTTTGTAA
- the LOC134018736 gene encoding C4b-binding protein alpha chain-like isoform X1 translates to MQSIDARRCWLLASGLCLAYMVGTVQAQACSKPKLEPEHPNTVLSPGDIGKETFEDGSEVTIQCHIGHVREGGSPTITCTNGQWSTLTMTCKRKNCGSPGEILNGQFNIDNGTEFGDITVAKCNTGYKLIGSARRQCMDGGWSGRIPTCEVSKCGPAPQVVNGKPSSNEESYDYDAVIRYNCNPGFTLKGSKSILCKGDEVFEPAPPQCIKVECPAPDVQNAIVIDGASAPYGYKSFLTYRCKAGFVMHGADSITCEIESEWNPPIPECRDTGVIVGAVIGTLVQSTAALLLIHYSLL, encoded by the exons ATGCAGTCCATTGATGCACGTCGTTGTTGGTTGTTGGCAAGCGGCCTCTGTCTTGCCTATATGGTTGGCACAGTTCAAG CACAAGCATGCAGCAAACCCAAACTCGAACCCGAACACCCCAACACGGTATTGTCACCTGGAGACATTGGAAAGGAAACATTTGAAGATGGATCCGAGGTCACGATTCAATGTCACATAGGTCATGTACGTGAGGGAGGGTCTCCGACCATCACATGCACTAACGGGCAGTGGAGTACTCTGACAATGACTTGTAAAA GAAAGAACTGTGGCAGTCCTGGAGAAATACTGAATGGGCAGTTTAACATTGATAATGGGACCGAATTTGGCGACATAACTGTGGCTAAATGCAACACAGG ATACAAACTCATCGGCAGTGCTCGACGGCAATGtatggatggggggtggagtggCAGAATACCTACATGTGAAG TGTCAAAATGTGGTCCAGCACCTCAAGTTGTGAATGGTAAACCATCGTCGAATGAGGAGTCGTATGACTATGATGCTGTTATTCGTTACAACTGTAACCCTGGATTCACACTTAAAGGAAGTAAAAGCATACTTTGCAAAGGGGATGAAGTATTCGAACCAGCTCCGCCTCAATGTATAA AGGTGGAGTGTCCTGCACCTGACGTTCAAAATGCCATTGTGATTGATGGAGCTTCCGCTCCCTACGGATACAAATCCTTTCTTACTTATAGGTGCAAAGCTGGATTTGTGATGCATGGAGCAGACAGTATAACATGTGAAATAGAAAGTGAATGGAACCCTCCTATTCCAGAATGCAGAG ACACTGGAGTCATTGTCGGGGCAGTTATTGGCACACTTG TACAAAGCACTGCAGCCCTCCTATTGATTCACTATAGCCTCCTGTGA